A region of the Fusobacterium sp. SYSU M8D902 genome:
AAGAGAAAAAAGTAAAAGATTTATAGATTTTTCAAGAGAAGTTTTTAAACATATAGGATATGGAACTAGAGATATTTATTGTCAAAATTCTTATGAAGAAAGATATAACGTTAGTGGTGTATTATGTAGTATAAATAAATTTAATAATAATAAAACTTTTAAAAATATTTTTCAAATTAAAGACCTTGTAGAAGAAAAAGAAAAAAATATTATTGCTTCTAAAAAGTTAATAAGAGGAAGAGAAACAAGAGGAAGAGGAAATTCAGGAAATGAAAGATAGTTTTTTAAGTAGGAAGTCCTTCTGACTTTCTACTTTTTTTATTAATATAAATATTTTTGCTTTTAATATTTATTTTTCTAAAAAATTGTGATATAATTTTATAAAGTTTAAAAAAAAATCTACCTTTTTAAAATAAAAGTATAATAAAAATGAGGAAGTTCGCTACAACTCCTCATTCTTAAATCAAATTTTAGTTTATCTTTTCTATATTTTATTATAAAATTATACTAATGTCAAGGATTTATTTATTATACTTTTTCCAATCATAAACAGGAGGAAAAATGAATAATATTATTAAATTACCCGATTTAAAAATAAGTAGAAGGAATAAAATTAAATCTACTTATCAATCTATAGATGACAATGATATTTATGATATCTTGTCACAAGATTCATTTTTAATGTTGAACAGAAAATTATATTCTGTTCTTGGCTTAGAATTAGCCACATTTATTACTTTTCTTATTGATAAAGAAAAATACTATAAAAATAACTATAAATTAGATAATGAAGGATATTTTTATATAACTAATGCTGATCTATTATTACATACTGGTATAAAAGCTAGTAGAATCAATAATTTAAAAAATGAATCAGTTGAAAAAAATCTACTTTATTTGAAAAAAGCAGGTATTCCATTAAAAACTTATTATAAGGTAAATATTTCTAAAGTGAGAGAAATTATTTATAACTCAAAATCAAGTTTAGATTTAGCATATAATAGACTGATTAATGATGAAAATTTAAATTTAGAAGATTTAAAGAGCTTTTCGATTTCTACATTAGAACGAAAAACATATAGAGATCTGCGACTTATTTGTAAAAATATGAAGATTTCATATTCAGGAAAAGATAAAAAATCTGAACTGATAGATAAAATTATGTTACAAACTGAAAATCCAGTAAAAGAAATGGATAATTTAGTGGACGAAATAACAGACACTAACAAACCTTTAAAAATAGATGAAAAAAGTTTAAAAAAATATACAACTTTATCTTTAAGGACTCTTTGTAAAAATATGAAGATTCCATATTCAGGAAAAGATAAAAAAATGGATTTAATAAATAAAATTTTAAATAAAAACGAAATGGATAATCAGGTGGATAAATATACAAACACTAAAAATGAAAACTTAGAATTAGAAAAAATTAAAAATTTAATTTTAAGTTTTGATGGATTAGATCTAAATTGGAATAGCTATTTAGAAAATATTATATCTAGTTTTTTAAAAAAACATAAATTATCACTAACTCTTGAGTACTTAACTTCTAATTATAAGAATGTTATGGCTAATTCTTTAATACAAAATAAAACTGGTTGTTTTATTTCTTTATTAAAGAAAGAACAAAGACAAATAAATTCAGTGAACAAAAATAAAGAAAATTTAGTGGTTGAACAAGTGGACAAAAATAAAGAAAATTTAGTGGTTGAACAAGTGGACAAAAATAAAGATATTATAGACGACAATATTCTTTTTAATAAATTTCTTCAACTTGAGGAATATGAAAAACTGAAAGTTGAAGAAGAAATTTTCAATGGAATTACTGATAAAGCTATCTTAGATAGTTTATTAAAATTAAAAGGAGAAAATCAAAAATTTTATTATTCCACTTTAAAAAATGAAATCCAAAAAATAATGAAAAACAAAGTGGATATAAGTGGACAANNNNNNNNNNNNNNNNNNNNNNNNNNNNNNNNNNNNNNNNNNNNNNNNNNNNNNNNNNNNNNNNNNNNNNNNNNNNNNNNNNNNNNNNNNNNNNNNNCAATATAGTTAATACAAGTGGATATAAGTGGACAATATAGTTAATACAAGTGGATATAAGTGGACAATATAGTTAATACAAGTGGATATAAGTGGACAATATAGTTAATATAGTTAATATGAATAAAATATAATAAAATTAAAGTGTATATGTAGTGGGCAGAAAAATTGCACACAACAAAAGCACTAAAATTAATTGTTATAAAGTGGGCAGAAAAATTGCACACAAGTGGGCAAGAAATTTGCACACAAGTGGGCAAGAAATTTGCACCAATCAATAACAGATATCAAAAACTAAAATTAAAATCAAATCATAATTATTGATTTTATTTTAATTACTAAGGAATAGAATATGGAATTAAAAAATTATTATAAAAATAAAATTGAAATAGGAAAAATTTTAAAAAATCTAAGAAAAGAAAAAAAAATTTCACTTGCAAAATTATCCGTTTTAAGTGGAATTAATATAGCAGATATTTATAAGATTGAAACAGGAGAAAAATTAAAAATAAACCCATTTCATTTAAAAATATTATCTGAAATTCTAAAATTTGATTACAAAATTTTATATAAAAAAATAGGTTTTTTGGAAGAAACAGATTTTTTAAAAAAGGAGGATATAATGAAGATTATAAATATGACATCAATAGAAAAAGAAAAATTGAAAGAAAAATTAATTATTTCAGAAGATGAAAAAGATATAGTATCTAT
Encoded here:
- a CDS encoding helix-turn-helix transcriptional regulator, translating into MELKNYYKNKIEIGKILKNLRKEKKISLAKLSVLSGINIADIYKIETGEKLKINPFHLKILSEILKFDYKILYKKIGFLEETDFLKKEDIMKIINMTSIEKEKLKEKLIISEDEKDIVSIRDIHSQVLKEDE